One window from the genome of Lysobacter helvus encodes:
- a CDS encoding PilT/PilU family type 4a pilus ATPase, with translation MDIGYFLKLMTEKNASDMFLTTGAPVYIKVEGKLYPLGNTGLPPGMVKKIAYSLMDEGQVPQFERDLELNMAIALADSGRFRVNVFKQRGEVGMVIRAIRSVIPSIEELQLPQVLKEIIMAPRGLVLIVGSTGSGKSTTLASMIDHRNSTSSGHILTIEDPIEYLHKHKKSIVNQREVGLDTHAFHNALKNAMREAPDVILIGEILDATTMEAAIAFAETGHICLATLHSNNADQTIERILNFFPEAAHKNVLMNLALNLKAVVSQRLVVGVDGRRMPAAEVLINTPMIRDLLRRGQVHEIKQAMEESLEAGMESFDQCLFRLYKEGRIEKEAALQAADSRDGLALKFRLSEGGTGEHDPYADVFETKIG, from the coding sequence ATGGACATCGGCTATTTCCTGAAGCTGATGACGGAGAAGAACGCGTCGGACATGTTCCTGACGACCGGTGCTCCCGTTTACATCAAGGTCGAAGGCAAGTTGTACCCCCTCGGCAACACCGGCCTGCCCCCGGGCATGGTCAAGAAGATCGCCTATTCGCTGATGGACGAGGGCCAGGTGCCCCAGTTCGAGCGCGACCTGGAACTGAACATGGCGATCGCGCTGGCCGATTCCGGCCGCTTCCGCGTGAACGTGTTCAAGCAGCGCGGCGAGGTGGGCATGGTGATCCGCGCGATCCGCAGCGTGATCCCGTCCATCGAAGAGCTGCAGCTGCCGCAGGTGCTGAAGGAAATCATCATGGCCCCGCGCGGCCTGGTGCTGATCGTCGGCTCCACCGGTTCGGGCAAGTCGACCACGCTCGCCTCGATGATCGACCACCGCAACAGCACCTCGTCGGGCCACATCCTCACCATCGAGGATCCGATCGAATACCTGCACAAGCACAAGAAGTCGATCGTCAACCAGCGCGAAGTCGGCCTGGACACGCACGCCTTCCACAACGCGCTCAAGAACGCGATGCGCGAGGCGCCGGACGTCATCCTGATCGGCGAGATCCTGGACGCCACCACGATGGAAGCGGCGATCGCCTTCGCCGAAACCGGCCACATCTGCCTGGCCACGCTGCACTCCAACAACGCCGACCAGACGATCGAGCGCATCCTCAACTTCTTCCCCGAGGCCGCGCACAAGAACGTGCTGATGAACCTCGCGCTCAACCTCAAGGCGGTGGTGTCGCAGCGCCTGGTGGTCGGCGTGGATGGCCGCCGCATGCCGGCCGCCGAAGTGCTGATCAACACGCCGATGATCCGCGACCTGCTGCGCCGCGGGCAGGTGCACGAGATCAAGCAGGCGATGGAAGAGTCGCTGGAAGCGGGCATGGAGTCGTTCGACCAGTGCCTGTTCCGCCTCTACAAGGAAGGCCGCATCGAGAAGGAAGCCGCGCTGCAGGCCGCCGACTCGCGCGATGGCCTTGCGCTGAAGTTCCGCCTCTCCGAGGGCGGCACCGGCGAACACGATCCCTACGCGGACGTGTTCGAAACCAAGATCGGCTGA
- the maiA gene encoding maleylacetoacetate isomerase: MNDRLRLFSYWRSSAAYRVRIGLNLKGLPYDIASVHLLRDGGDQHTPAFRAANPQGLVPVLEHGQRNLRQSMAILEYLDEVWPSPPLLPATARDRQRVRGLAQLIACDVHPLNNLRVLQYFEREWHVPQPERDEWVRHWIGDGLAAFESMLADHPSTGEFCDGHAPTLADICLVPQVYNARRFNIDLGKYPTIQRIEAACLALPAFDAARPEMQPDAPQPT, translated from the coding sequence GTGAACGATCGGTTGCGGCTGTTTTCCTATTGGCGCTCCAGCGCTGCGTACCGCGTGCGCATCGGCCTCAACCTCAAGGGACTGCCGTACGACATCGCCTCGGTGCACCTGCTGCGCGATGGCGGCGACCAGCACACGCCCGCGTTCCGCGCCGCCAATCCGCAAGGCCTGGTGCCGGTGCTCGAACACGGCCAGCGCAACCTGCGCCAGTCGATGGCCATCCTCGAATACCTGGACGAAGTGTGGCCCTCGCCGCCGCTGCTGCCCGCCACCGCGCGCGACCGCCAGCGCGTGCGCGGCCTGGCGCAGCTGATCGCGTGCGACGTGCATCCGCTCAACAACCTGCGCGTGCTGCAGTACTTCGAGCGCGAATGGCACGTGCCGCAACCCGAACGCGACGAATGGGTGCGCCACTGGATCGGCGACGGCCTGGCCGCATTCGAGTCGATGCTGGCCGACCATCCTTCGACGGGCGAATTCTGCGACGGCCACGCGCCGACGCTGGCCGACATCTGCCTGGTCCCGCAGGTCTACAACGCGCGGCGGTTCAACATCGACCTGGGCAAGTACCCGACCATCCAGCGCATCGAAGCGGCGTGCCTGGCGTTGCCGGCCTTCGACGCGGCGCGCCCGGAAATGCAACCGGACGCCCCGCAACCCACCTGA